The Gallus gallus isolate bGalGal1 chromosome 3, bGalGal1.mat.broiler.GRCg7b, whole genome shotgun sequence genome window below encodes:
- the ARFGEF3 gene encoding brefeldin A-inhibited guanine nucleotide-exchange protein 3 isoform X3, producing MEEILRKLQKEASGSKHRAIKESCTWAIETLDSPDAAIKIPPYQLREKCLLPLQLALESKSMKLAQQALAGMQKLLSDERFVSVETDSDEKQLLNQMLNAVKVTPSLNEDLQVEVMKVLLCITYTSTFELNGSSVLKIAELCFACNRAGSPRMHEMIKMSIAYLLGALSSRIFTGIPSSMAFQKVCIETYVSSCHQRSINTAVRATLSQMLSDLTLQLRQKQENMTIENNEALQKFKSQGTSAESLCDDVVSVLTVLCEKLQAVINDNRQLQLLYLECILSMLNSSSPSMHQHKGFTDLIWKQLCPALIVILGNPIHDKTITSAHSNVCLEADSPSSGVSDHGRGSGCSSTAPALSGPVARTIYYIAAELVRLVGTVESMKPVLQSLYHRILLYPPPQHRVEAIKIMKEILGSPRRLCDLAGPCSSESESRKRSISKRKSHLDLLKLIMDGMTEACIKGGIEACYASVSCVFALLGALDELSHGRGLSEEQVHLLLRCLEELKDGTETSRDSMEINDADFRWQRRILSSENPAWESGNEKSPDISISVTTDTGQTTLEGDMGQTTPEDNLESQKNSLPSPAGHESKEIHYREPESETIDQPDVVQRSHTIVYPDITNFLSVDCKTRSYGSRYSESNFSVDDQDLSRTEFDSCDQYSMAAEKDSGRSDVSDIGSDNCSLADEEQTPRDCPGTRSLRTAALSLKLLKNQEADQHSAQLFIQSLEALLPRLIALPSIEEVDTALQNFSSAFCSGTMHSPGFEGNPNFSFQTLMNADSLYMVSHYTLLLNLKLANSDYYRKKPPQAPVLLKEFMKQVQSSGVLMIFSQAWVEELYHQVLERNMLGEAGYWGSPEEHSLPLITMLTDIDGLGSSTVGGQLMASASAQSPLSQNQKTDDSVVAGVAFARYLLIGCWKNLIDTLSTPLTGRMAGSSKGLAFILGAEGAKEQNQKEKDSICVSLDGLRRAARLSCALGVAANCASALAQMAAASCVQEEKEEKEIQEPSDAIAQGCIPLSPPYKEANVCLKAGDSNVLSGFCAAVKQKVEQKLEQMGKVQGVCLHTAHVLCMDAVLNVGLEMGSHNQDCWPHVFRVCEYISTLEHTHFSDGTSQPCLTITQSQQAPGGPHSDTELGDAPQEQTPEQETTLSSNPVIQPVSIQELVKESSKGRAFDFRGGSLLCGTSAAKAVLTLSTQADRLFEDAADKLNLMALAGFLYQLKKASQAQLFHSVTDTVDYSLAMPGEVKSTQDRRSALHLFRLGDAMLRIVRSKSRPLLHLMRCWSLVAPHLVEAACHKERHVSRKAVSFIHDILTEVLTDWNEPSHFHFNESLFRPFERIMQLELCDEDVQDQVVTSIGELVEMCSTQIQSGWRPLFSALETVHSGNKSEVKEYLVGEYSMGKRQAPVFDVFEAFLNTDSIQVFANAATSYIMCLMKFVKGLGEVDCKEMGDCVPGSGSASTDLCLPALDYLRRCSQLLAKIYKMPLKPIFLSGRLINMPRRVQEQSASSEDGIECILSDFDDDTGLINVWIILLEELTTAISNCPRQHQPPTLDLLFELLRDVAKTPGPGFGIYAVVHLLLPTMSLWLHRSHGDHSYWDVASANFKHAIGLSCELVVEHIQNFIHSDIGYENMINTMLKDLFKLLVACVAEPTEIISRVGCSCIRYVLVTAGPVFTEEMWRLACCALQDAFSATLEPVKNLLGYFHSGSESFSGDACEVKVAAPSLSPSAEAEYWRIRAMAQQVFMLETQCSPKTPSNKEGFEHAQSCVLVIDLPPDKKPNGHTQRRKLGIPFRTIVVSLLSHQVLLQNLYDILLEEFIKGPSNLEEKMTIQVPENKLAGFLRYISMQNLAVIFDLLLDSYRTAREFDTRPGLKCLLKKVSGISGAANLYRQSAMSFNIYFHALICAILTNQENITAEQVKKILFEDDERSTDSSQQCSSEDEDIFEETAQVSPPRGKEKRQWRARIPSLSVQPVSNADWGWLIKRLHKLCMELCNNYIQMHLDLENNVEEPPAFKGDPFFILPSFHSETSTPSTGGQSGKDTPSEDDRSQIRDQLGDSLTPRSGEMLLLPPLSSPKPEKKEQTRKKEWWESAGNKIYTIATDKTISKFMTEYKKRKQQQAMTSFTKEAKVEKKGELLGSRGQDSPVLQRPQHLIDQGQMRHSFSAGPEILRQEKRPRSGSTVSSLNISVRDAEAQIQAWTNMVLTVLNQIQALPDQTFTALQPAVFPCISQLTCHVTDIRVRQAVREWLGRVGRVYDIIM from the exons GTTTGCATTGAGACATATGTATCTAGCTGTCACCAGCGGAGCATTAACACCGCTGTGCGGGCAACCCTCAGCCAAATGTTGAGTGACTTGACTTTACAGTTAcgacaaaagcaagaaaatatg ACAATTGAAAATAATGAGGCCCTGCAGAAATTCAAGAGTCAAG GTACTTCAGCGGAGTCTCTTTGTGATGATGTTGTATCtgtcctcactgtgctctgtgagAAGCTCCAGGCTGTCATAAA CGACAATCGACAACTTCAACTTCTTTATTTGGAGTGCATCCTCTCCATGTTAAACAGCTCCTCTCCAAGCATGCACCAGCACAAAGGATTCACTGATCTAATATG gAAGCAACTGTGTCCAGCCCTCATAGTAATCCTGGGAAATCCAATCCATGACAAAACTATCACATCTGCCCACAGCAACGTCTGTCTAGAAGCTGATTCACCTTCCTCGGGGGTCTCTGATCATGGCCGGGGTTCAGGCTGTTCATCCACAGCGCCTGCCCTTAGCGGGCCTGTTGCACGGACCATATACTATATTGCTGCAGAACTGGTTCGACTGGTGGGGACAGTGGAATCCATGAAGCCTGTGTTGCAGTCTCTCTATCACCGGATCTTGCTTTATCCACCACCTCAGCACCGGGTAGAAGCCATCAAAATTATGAAAGAG atACTTGGCAGTCCTCGGAGGCTTTGTGATTTGGCAGGGCCCTGCTCTTCAGAGTCAGAATCCAGGAAGAGGTCTATTTCTAAAAGAAAGTCCCATCTGGATCTTCTCAagct TATCATGGATGGGATGACAGAAGCATGCATCAAGGGTGGTATTGAAGCATGTTATGCTTCAGTGTCCTGCGTATTCGCCCTGCTTGGAGCACTGGATGAGCTAAGCCACGGCAGGGGTCTTAGTGAGGAACAGGTCCATCTGCTCCTCCGATGCCTGGAAGAATTGAAAGATGGGACTGAGACAAGCAGAGACTCCATGGAGATCAATGATGCTGACTTCAGGTGGCAGAGGCGCATTCTATCCTCAGAAAATCCTGCCTGGGAATCAGGAAATGAGAAAAGTCCTGATATTAGCATTAGTGTTACAACAGACACTGGTCAGACCACTTTGGAAGGAGATATGGGACAGACAACTCCAGAGGATAATCTGGAAAGTCAAAAAAACTCACTGCCATCTCCAGCTGGGCATGAAAGCAAAGAGATTCATTATAGAGAACCAGAGTCAGAAACCATTGACCAGCCAGACGTTGTTCAGAGAAGCCACACCATAGTCTATCCAGATATAACTAACTTCTTATCAGTTGATTGCAAGACCCGGTCTTACGGATCCAGGTACAGTGAAAGTAACTTCAGTGTAGACGACCAGGATCTTTCTAGGACTGAGTTTGATTCATGTGACCAGTATTCCATGGCAGCAGAGAAGGACTCTGGACGGTCAGATGTTTCGGACATAGGCTCTGACAATTGCTCCCTGGCTGATGAGGAGCAGACACCTCGGGACTGTCCAGGTACCAGGTCCTTACGTACTGCAGCTCTCTCTCTAAAGTTGCTGAAAAACCAGGAAGCAGACCAGCACAGCGCACAGCTCTTCATCCAGTCACTTGAAGCTCTTCTTCCTCGGCTCATAGCTCTCCCCAGCATAGAGGAGGTGGatacagcactgcagaacttCTCTTCAGCTTTTTGCTCAG GTACGATGCACTCACCAGGATTTGAAGGAAACCCAAATTTCAGCTTCCAAACTCTGATGAATGCAGACAGTCTCTACATGGTCTCTCATTATACTCTGCTGCTAAACCTAAAATTGGCCAACTCAGATTACTACAGGAAGAAGCCTCCCCAAGCTCCTGTGTTGCTG AAAGAGTTCATGAAGCAGGTCCAGTCCAGTGGAGTGCTGATGATATTTTCCCAAGCCTGGGTTGAAGAACTGTACCACCAGGTACTAGAAAGGAACATGCTAGGGGAAGCTGGATACTGGGGAAGCCCTGAAGAACACAGCCTTCCACTTATCACCATGCTGACTG ATATCGATGGCTTGGGAAGCAGTACGGTTGGTGGCCAGTTGATGGCATCTGCTTCAGCTCAATCTCCTCTTTCCCAGAATCAGAAGACAGACGATTCTGTTGTTGCAG GAGTTGCTTTTGCCCGATACCTCTTAATTGGCTGTTGGAAGAACTTGATTGACACTTTGTCCACACCGCTGACTGGTCGCATGGCAGGCAGCTCCAAGGGGCTGGCATTCATCTTGGGAGCAGAAGGAGCCAAAGAGCAGAACCAAAAGGAGAAGGACTCCATATGTGTGAGCCTGGATGGACTGAGGAGGGCAGCCCGCCTGAGCTGTGCTCTAG GAGTTGCTGCTAACTGTGCATCTGCTCTTGCCCAAATGGCTGCTGCGTCCTGTGtccaagaagagaaagaggaaaaagaaatccaagagCCCAGTGATGCTATAGCTCAAG GCTGTATACCTTTATCACCACCATATAAAGAAgcaaatgtttgtttaaaagcTGGAGACAGCAATGTTCTTTCTGGTTTTTGTGctgcagtgaaacagaaagTGGAGCAGAAACTGGAGCAGATGGGGAAAGTGCAGGGAGTTTGCCTACACACTGCTCACGTTTTGTGTATGGATGCAGTCCTGAATGTGGGCCTGGAGATGGGAAGCCACAATCAAGACTGCTGGCCTCATGTGTTCAG GGTGTGTGAGTACATCAGCACTCTGGAGCACACCCACTTCAGTGATGgcacctcccagccctgccttaCCATCACCCAGTCACAGCAGGCACCTGGAGGCCCACACTCAGACACTGAGCTGGGAGACGCTCCTCAGGAACAGACCCCTGAGCAGGAGACCACCCTCAGCAGCAATCCTGTCATTCAGCCAGTTTCCATCCAGGAACTCGTCAAGGAGAGCAGTAAAGGCAGAGCTTTCGACTTCCGTGGAGGCAGCCTGCTGTGTGGGACCAGTGCTGCCAAGGCTGTTCTCACACTCTCTACACAAGCTGACAG GCTCTTTGAAGATGCTGCTGATAAGTTAAATTTGATGGCACTGGCAGGCTTCCTTTACCAGCTCAAGAAGGCTTCTCAGGCCCAGCTTTTCCATTCTGTCACAGATACAGTTGATTACTCCCTAGCAATGccag GGGAAGTAAAATCCACCCAGGACAGGAGAAGTGCGCTTCACTTGTTCCGACTTGGTGATGCCATGCTCAGAATCGTGAGGAGTAAATCCCGCCCACTGCTCCACCTCATGCGCTGCTGGAGCCTGGTGGCACCTCACCTGGTGGAG gctgcctgtCACAAGGAGAGGCATGTGTCTCGGAAGGCTGTCTCCTTCATCCACGACATCCTTACCGAAGTGCTGACAGACTGGAATGAGCCTTCTCATTTTCACTTTAATGAGTCACTTTTCCGCCCCTTTGAGCGTATcatgcagctggagctgtgtgaTGAGGATGTGCAAGACCAG GTGGTCACCTCCATAGGAGAGTTGGTGGAAATGTGTTCTACCCAGATCCAGTCAGGATGGAGACCCCTGTTCAGTGCCCTGGAAACAGTTCACAGCGGCAATAAGTCAGAGGTTAAAGAGTACCTTGTAGGAGAATACTCTATGG GGAAACGCCAGGCCCCGGTGTTTGATGTCTTTGAAGCATTTCTAAACACAGACAGCATCCAGGTCTTTGCCAATGCCGCCACCAGTTATATTATGTGCCTTATGAAATTTGTGAAAGGACTGG GGGAAGTAGATTGTAAGGAGATGGGTGACTGTGTGCCAGGATCAGGATCAGCATCTACAGACTTGTGCCTTCCCGCGCTTGATTACCTCAGGAGATGTTCTCAG ttgttAGCCAAAATCTACAAAATGCCCTTGAAACCTATTTTCCTCAGTGGCCGGCTGATTAATATGCCCCGAAGAGTGCAGGAACAGTCAGCCAGCAGTGAGGATGGTATTGAGTGCATCCTTTCTGACTTTGATGACGACACTG GCCTTATCAATGTCTGGATTATTCTGCTGGAAGAATTAACAACCGCCATATCCAACTGTCCCCGCCAGCACCAACCTCCTACTCTGGATCTGCTCTTTGAATTGCTGCGGGATGTTGCCAAGACACCTG gCCCAGGATTTGGCATTTATGCAGTTGTACATCTTCTTCTTCCTACGATGTCCCTTTGGCTCCATCGCAGCCATGGTGACCATTCTTACTGGGATGTGGCATCTGCTAATTTCAAGCATGCCATTGGCCTTTCTTGTGAACTCGTAGTGGAGCACATTCAAAACTTCATACATTCAG ATATTGGTTATGAAAATATGATCAATACTATGCTAAAAGACCTTTTCAAGTTGCTGGTCGCCTGTGTAGCAGAACcaacagaaattatttccagaGTTGGCTGCTCTTGTATCAG GTATGTATTAGTGACAGCAGGACCTGTTTTTACTGAAGAGATGTGGAGGCTTGCATGTTGTGCCTTGCAGGATGCATTCTCTGCCACTCTGGAGCCAGTAAAG AACCTATTGGGCTATTTCCACAGTGGTTCTGAAAGCTTTAGTGGAGACGCCTGCGAAGTGAAGGTGGCAGCCCCCTCCCTCTCACCGAGTGCTGAGGCTGAATATTGGAGAATCAGAGCCATGGCACAACAG GTCTTCATGCTGGAAACTCAGTGCTCCCCAAAGACCCCTAGCAACAAGGAAGGGTTCGAACATGCCCAGTCATGTGTGCTTGTCATTGACCTGCCACCAGATAAGAAACCAAATGGGCATACCCAGAGAAG GAAGCTGGG TATTCCTTTCAGGACAATAGTGGTGAGCTTGCTGTCACACCAAGTACTGCTCCAGAATTTGTATGACATCTTACTGGAAGAATTCATCAAAGGCCCATCTAACTTAGAGGAGAAAATGACAATACAAGTACCAGAAAACAAGTTGGCTGGTTTTCTCAGGTACATCTCCATGCAAAACTTGGCTGTCATCTTTGACTTACTGCTGGACTCCTATAGAACAGCCAGAGAGTTTGACACCAGGCCTGGGTTGAAGTGCTTGCTAAAAAAAGTGTCTGGCATTAGTGGAGCTGCCAACTTGTATCGCCAGTCAGCGATGAGCTTCAATATTTACTTCCATGCTTTGATTTGTGCTATCCTGACAAACCAGGAGAACATCACTGCAGAGCAAGTGAAGAAGATCCTCTTTGAGGACGATGAGAGAAGCACTGACTCATCACAACAGTGCTCTTCAGAAGACGAAGACATTTTTGAAGAAACTGCCCAGGTCAGTCCCCCTcggggaaaagagaagagacagTGGAGGGCTCGAATACCATCTCTGAGTGTACAGCCTGTCAGCAATGCAGACTGGGGATGGCTGATCAAGCGGCTTCATAAGCTCTGTATGGAACTGTGCAACAACTACATCCAGATGCACCTAGACCTGGAGAATAACGTAGAGGAGCCTCCAGCGTTCAAAGGCGACCCATTCTTCATTTTACCATCCTTTCATTCAGAAACCTCCACCCCGTCAACTGGAGGGCAGTCTGGGAAGGACACTCCATCAGAAGATGACCGGAGTCAAATAAGGGACCAACTGGGAGACAGCCTAACACCACGAAGTGGAGAAATGCTGCTACTACCCCCACTCTCAAGTCCTAAAccagagaaaaaagaacaaaccaggaaaaaagaatggtgGGAGAGCGCTGGCAACAAGATCTACACCATAGCCACTGACAAAACCATCTCTAAGTTCATGAcagaatacaaaaaaagaaagcagcagcaggccaTGACATCCTTCACCAAAGAGGCcaaagtggaaaagaaaggggaGCTCCTGGGCTCCAGAGGGCAGGACTCACCCGTACTCCAGAGGCCACAACATCTTATAGACCAAGGTCAAATGAGGCATTCATTCAGTGCTGGCCCAGAGATCCTGAGACAAGAGAAGAGACCACGCTCAGGATCCACAGTCAGCTCTCTGAACATATCTGTTAGGGATGCAGAGGCCCAGATACAG GCATGGACCAACATGGTGCTGACAGTTCTCAATCAGATTCAGGCCCTGCCAGACCAAACTTtcacagccctccagccagcagTGTTCCCATGTATCAGCCAGCTGACTTGCCACGTGACTGATATCCGTGTCCGTCAGGCAGTACGGGAATGGCTGGGAAGAGTGGGCCGTGTGTACGATATCATCATGTAA